The following proteins come from a genomic window of Meles meles chromosome 1, mMelMel3.1 paternal haplotype, whole genome shotgun sequence:
- the NMNAT1 gene encoding nicotinamide/nicotinic acid mononucleotide adenylyltransferase 1 gives MENSETTEVVLLACGSFNPITNMHLRLFELAKDYLNGTGKYRVIKGIISPVGDAYKKKGLISAHHRIIMAELATKNSEWVEVDTWESLQKEWVETAKVLRHHQEKLEAGSCDHQQDAPMSARPGQKRKWAEQRQDISQKKLLEPKPRDVPKIKLLCGADLLESFAVPNLWKSEDITQIVGDYGLICITRAGNDAQKFIYESDTLWKHRNNIHLVNEWVTNDISSTKIRRALRRGQSVRYLVPDLVREYIEKHDLYSYESEEKNAGVILAPLQRKPADTNSNRTA, from the exons ATGGAAAATTCAGAGACGACAGAAGTGGTTCTCCTCGCTTGTGGTTCCTTTAATCCTATCACCAACATGCACCTCCGGCTATTTGAGCTGGCCAAGGACTACCTGAATGGAACAG GAAAATACAGAGTTATCAAAGGCATAATCTCTCCTGTTGGCGATGCGTATAAGAAGAAAGGACTCATCTCTGCCCACCACCGAATTATCATGGCAGAACTCGCCACCAAGAATTCAGAATGGGTGGAAGTTGACACCTGGGAGAGTCTTCAGAAGGAGTGGGTAGAGACGGCTAAGGTGCTGAG ACACCATCAGGAGAAACTGGAGGCTGGGAGCTGTGATCACCAGCAGGACGCACCTATGTCGGCAAGGCCCGGACAGAAAAGGAAGTGGGCTGAACAAAGACAAGATATTAGCCAAAAGAAATTGctagagccaaaaccaagag aTGTGCCCAAGATAAAGCTGTTGTGTGGGGCAGATTTATTGGAGTCCTTTGCCGTTCCCAATCTGTGGAAGAGTGAGGATATCACCCAAATTGTGGGAGACTACGGGCTCATATGTATTACTCGGGCTGGAAATGATGCTCAGAAGTTCATCTACGAATCGGACACGCTGTGGAAACACCGGAACAACATCCACCTGGTGAATGAATGGGTCACCAACGACATCTCATCCACAAAGATCCGGCGAGCCCTCAGAAGGGGCCAGAGCGTTCGCTACTTGGTCCCAGACCTTGTCCGAGAATATATCGAAAAGCATGATTTGTATAGCTATGAGAGTGAGGAGAAGAACGCTGGTGTCATCCTGGCTCCCTTGCAGAGGAAGCCTGCGGACACTAACTCAAATCGTACAGCATGA